A region from the Variovorax paradoxus genome encodes:
- a CDS encoding thiol:disulfide interchange protein DsbA/DsbL — protein sequence MKRRDFSLAATSLGLLSMAGNSAHAQARAPKAGTEYLVLDKRVPVDAPAGKIEVIEFFSYNCPHCNDFEPQLEAWLKTAPKEVAFRRVPVPFVGNDVEAKQRLYYALEAMGKIDEFQPKVFDAIHKQRQNVNGDAAIIAWAAANGLDGTKFKEVFTSFGVASKAKRAAQLTDAYKVAGVPALAVNGRWYVDGELAGNMTKALQVTNYLIGEAKKG from the coding sequence ATGAAACGTCGTGACTTTTCGCTGGCCGCCACCTCGCTGGGCCTGCTTTCGATGGCTGGCAACAGCGCCCACGCCCAGGCGCGCGCGCCCAAGGCCGGCACCGAGTACCTGGTGCTCGACAAGCGCGTGCCGGTCGACGCGCCGGCGGGCAAGATCGAGGTGATCGAGTTCTTCTCGTACAACTGCCCGCACTGCAACGACTTCGAGCCGCAGCTGGAAGCCTGGCTCAAGACCGCCCCGAAGGAAGTGGCTTTCCGCCGCGTGCCCGTGCCTTTCGTGGGTAACGACGTCGAAGCCAAGCAGCGCCTGTACTACGCGCTCGAAGCCATGGGCAAGATCGACGAATTCCAGCCGAAGGTCTTCGACGCGATCCACAAGCAGCGCCAGAACGTGAACGGCGACGCCGCCATCATTGCCTGGGCCGCGGCCAATGGCCTCGACGGTACCAAGTTCAAGGAAGTCTTCACCTCCTTCGGCGTGGCCAGCAAGGCCAAGCGCGCCGCGCAGCTGACCGATGCCTACAAGGTGGCCGGCGTGCCGGCGCTGGCCGTGAACGGGCGCTGGTACGTAGACGGCGAACTGGCTGGCAACATGACCAAGGCGCTGCAGGTCACCAACTACCTGATCGGCGAAGCTAAAAAGGGCTAA
- a CDS encoding SPOR domain-containing protein encodes MKKTTRQRGNIVIGLIVGLVLGLGVALGIAVYVTKVPIPFVTKTQRGGAEQDEAEARKNRDWDPNAPLAGKAGAPKPQPPAAAGPVVAPPAGGDTAAVAPGAAPPPAPPVPVVVAPKPPRPAPVPAEANSPPPSNDPLGDLARARAGGNSGSTTTASAAPGSNSAAPGADPFMYFVQAGAFRTTDDAEAQRAKLSLMGVEARVTEREQAGRTVYRVRAGPFNKKDDADRLKERLDSGGLESALVRVQR; translated from the coding sequence ATGAAGAAGACAACCAGACAACGCGGCAACATCGTCATCGGGCTCATCGTCGGCCTGGTGCTGGGGTTGGGTGTCGCGCTGGGCATCGCGGTCTACGTGACCAAGGTGCCGATCCCGTTCGTGACCAAGACCCAGCGCGGCGGCGCCGAGCAGGACGAAGCCGAAGCCCGCAAGAACCGCGACTGGGATCCCAACGCGCCGCTGGCCGGCAAGGCCGGCGCGCCCAAGCCGCAGCCGCCGGCTGCGGCCGGCCCGGTGGTGGCACCACCGGCCGGCGGCGATACCGCGGCCGTGGCGCCGGGTGCCGCTCCGCCGCCCGCGCCGCCGGTGCCGGTGGTGGTGGCTCCAAAACCCCCGCGCCCGGCACCGGTGCCGGCCGAAGCCAATTCCCCGCCGCCATCGAACGATCCGCTGGGCGACCTGGCGCGCGCGCGCGCCGGCGGCAACAGCGGTAGTACCACCACGGCTTCCGCCGCGCCCGGCAGCAACAGCGCGGCGCCGGGTGCCGATCCGTTCATGTACTTCGTGCAAGCCGGCGCCTTCCGCACCACCGACGATGCCGAGGCCCAGCGCGCCAAGCTGTCGCTGATGGGCGTCGAGGCCCGGGTCACCGAGCGCGAGCAAGCCGGCCGCACCGTCTACCGGGTGCGCGCGGGTCCGTTCAACAAGAAGGACGATGCCGATCGCCTGAAGGAACGGCTCGACAGCGGCGGCCTCGAATCGGCGCTCGTGCGCGTACAGCGCTGA
- the lptB gene encoding LPS export ABC transporter ATP-binding protein, with protein MIETAGTQNADGTPGSRLVVRGLQKSYGSRKVVRDVSLDVQKGEVVGLLGPNGAGKTTSFYMIVGLVRADAGEITIDGEPIAHMPIHRRARMGLSYLPQEASIFRKLTVEENVRAVLELQREPDASGKPAPLTKQRIEERLSGLLADLRVDHLRDSPALALSGGERRRVEIARALATQPRFILLDEPFAGIDPIAVIEIQRIISFLKERGIGVLITDHNVRETLGICDHAFIISDGHVLAQGTPSEIVDNAEVRRVYLGEHFRM; from the coding sequence GTGATCGAAACCGCCGGAACCCAGAACGCCGATGGCACGCCGGGCAGCCGCCTGGTGGTGCGCGGCCTGCAGAAAAGCTACGGCAGCCGCAAGGTCGTCAGGGATGTCTCGCTCGACGTGCAGAAGGGCGAGGTCGTGGGACTGCTCGGCCCCAACGGCGCCGGCAAGACCACCTCGTTCTACATGATCGTGGGCCTGGTGCGGGCCGACGCGGGCGAGATCACCATCGACGGCGAACCCATCGCCCACATGCCGATCCACCGGCGCGCCCGCATGGGCCTGAGCTACCTGCCGCAGGAAGCTTCCATCTTCCGCAAGCTCACGGTCGAGGAAAACGTGCGCGCCGTGCTCGAGCTCCAGCGCGAACCCGACGCCAGCGGCAAGCCCGCGCCCTTGACGAAGCAGCGCATCGAGGAGCGCCTGTCCGGCCTGCTGGCCGACCTGCGGGTGGACCATCTTCGCGACTCGCCTGCGCTCGCGCTTTCGGGCGGGGAACGGCGCCGGGTCGAGATTGCCCGCGCGCTGGCCACGCAGCCGCGCTTCATCCTGCTGGACGAGCCCTTTGCCGGCATCGACCCCATCGCCGTGATCGAGATCCAGCGGATCATCAGCTTCCTGAAGGAGCGCGGCATCGGCGTGCTCATCACCGACCACAACGTGCGTGAAACGCTGGGCATCTGCGATCACGCGTTCATCATCAGCGACGGACATGTGCTGGCACAAGGCACGCCCTCGGAGATCGTCGACAACGCCGAAGTACGCAGGGTGTACCTCGGCGAGCACTTCCGGATGTAA
- the lptA gene encoding lipopolysaccharide transport periplasmic protein LptA, with protein MTLHSYSHTTPLLRRTGRLARLARAGIGALLLAGLASGALAETADRSKPMNIESDAMRYDDLKQTSVFTGNVLVTKGTIIIRGARIDVRQDAEGYQYGVVTAAPGKRAYYKQKRNAPDEWIEGESEVIEYDSRADNVKFIRNAVMRRLLGATPNDESQGALIVYDQSNDTYTVNGSTVPPNAGVNAPAGGRVKTILTPKSATAPAPGASAPAGGRAAPAAAAPQPAPGAGLRSTTTLGGGEGEGRK; from the coding sequence ATGACATTGCACTCCTACTCCCACACCACCCCTCTTCTTCGCCGCACCGGCCGACTGGCCCGTCTCGCCCGCGCGGGTATCGGCGCGCTGCTGCTGGCCGGCCTGGCCTCGGGCGCGCTGGCCGAAACCGCCGACCGCAGCAAGCCGATGAACATCGAATCCGATGCGATGCGCTACGACGACCTCAAGCAGACGAGCGTGTTCACGGGGAACGTGCTGGTCACCAAGGGCACGATCATCATCCGCGGCGCGCGCATCGACGTGCGCCAGGATGCCGAGGGCTACCAGTACGGCGTGGTCACGGCGGCGCCCGGCAAACGGGCCTATTACAAGCAGAAGCGCAATGCGCCCGACGAGTGGATCGAGGGCGAATCCGAAGTCATCGAGTACGACAGCCGCGCCGACAACGTCAAGTTCATCCGCAATGCCGTCATGCGCCGCCTGCTCGGCGCCACGCCCAACGACGAAAGCCAGGGCGCGCTCATCGTCTATGACCAGAGCAACGACACCTACACGGTCAACGGTTCCACCGTGCCGCCCAATGCCGGGGTGAACGCCCCGGCGGGCGGGCGGGTGAAGACCATCCTCACGCCCAAGAGCGCCACGGCGCCGGCGCCCGGTGCCTCGGCCCCCGCCGGCGGACGGGCCGCGCCGGCGGCGGCAGCGCCCCAACCGGCACCCGGTGCCGGCCTGCGCTCGACCACCACGCTCGGTGGCGGCGAAGGGGAAGGGCGCAAGTGA